Below is a genomic region from Brassica oleracea var. oleracea cultivar TO1000 chromosome C9, BOL, whole genome shotgun sequence.
TTTTTTAGGTCGTCTTATACTTGGTCTTCTAATTCAAGTAGAGTCATACCTTGAGAGAGATTTCATTAAGATAATGCCCCACTGTGATATGTATATATATATATAGAAACAGAGAAAGCTTGGGATTTCATTACCTTTCGTCTCTTCAGATGGAAGTAATCAATGAGATCATCAGGTTGTGTGTTAGATATTTGGGCCTTGGCTTTAAGTTCCTATAGTTCACGAAGTTGTTGCTTGGAGAGCATTTTGACAAAACTGTGGCTAGATTGCAACCATATCTTCTTCATTGTAAGTGAATATGATTTCCCTTGAATATTTACATTATCATTCCTCAAAATATATAGTACAATCAAATGAGAGATATCAGGGAAGTTCCTAACTAATAGGAATATACACAAGCATATTCTAACTGATACAAGAGATAATGCTTATCTTGTAATACCCTCCCGCAATTGGAGTGTGGGTGTAGTCACGCCAAGACTGGATTGAAGTCCGTGAACAAGGTCATTGGTTGCCCCTTTGTGAAGATGTCAGCGTACTGGAGAGTAGAAGGTATGTGCATTACTCGAACTTCACCCATTTTTACTTTCTTTCGTACAAAATGGATGTCTATTTCAATGTGCTTGGTTCGTTGATGTTGTACTGGATTCGTCGACAAGTACACCGCACTAACATTGTCACAGTATATCAATGTAGCTTGTTGAAGTGGGTTGCCCATCTCCATAAGAAGGTTTCGTAGCCAGCAAGCTTCAGCTACAGCATTCGCCATGCCTTTGTACTCAGCCTCCGCGCTTGATCGAGAAACAGCTGGCTGACGTTTTGCTGACCATGAGACAAGGTTGTTGCCAAGATAAAGGCAGTAACCAGAAGTTGAGCATCTTGTTGTGGGACAACCACCCCAATCAGCATCTGTATAAGCTGTGAGCGTCAACTTTTGTTGCCTTAGGAGCTGTAGACCGAGCTGTTTGGTTCCTTGGATATAGCGGATAACTCGTTTGAGAGCTAGGAGATGGCCTTCGCATGGATCGTGCATGAAGAGGCAGAGATGCTGCACAACATAAGATATGTCGGGTCTAGTGAATGTAAGGTACTGGAGAGCCCCGACCAAGCTTCGATATTCAGTCGGATTTTGCATGGGTTTGCCTTCTTCTTCCGAGAGTTTTGATTTTAAATCCACTGGTGTAGCGCATGGTTTGCAGTCCGACATTCCAGCTCGTGCAATAATGTCCTCAACATACTTGGACTGGTTTAGAAACAGCCCTTTGTCGTTGAATGTAGCTGAGATGCTGAGGAATGAATGGATATTGCCTGAAACTGACATATGAAATTCTGATTTCAGTAGCTTTATAATTGTTTCCTTTAGAGTTGACGTCGAGGCTGTGATGATGATGTCGTCGACGTATAGAATCAGATAGGCTTGAACTCCATTTTTCCTGTATATAAACAAGCTTGTATCCATTTTGCTTTGCTCAAAGCCAATGTTAGTAATAAAATTAACAAAGCGAGCATTCCAAGCCCTTAGGGCTTGTTTTAGGCCATAAATCGATCGCTTAAGCTTGCATACATGATTTGGCTTTGATTGATCAACAAACTCAGGAGGTTGAAACATAAAGACAGGTTCATCAAGTGTGCCATGGAGGAATGCATTTTGCACATCAAGTTGATGTACGTCCCAGTCATTGGCAAGAAGTCATACTTGATAGGTGTGTTATGTTGAGATTTATCATAAGGGAAGTTGTTTTCATCAAAGCTCACATTGCGTGAGATGATGACTTTTCTGGTGTCGAGATCATAACACATGTATCCACGATGATTTTGAGGATAGCCAAGGAAAACACATTTTGAAGATCTTGGTGAAAGCTTATGAAGATGAGAGTGATTGATGTTTCGATAATATAAACAACCAAAACTCTTAAGTGAGAAAATGATACCAGTTTGTTGAAAAGAACAGAGAGAAGACGCCTGTTTTGAATGGTTTTTGAAGGTAAGAGATTGAGAATATGGACTGTCGTGTGAAGAGCCTCCACCCAAAAGGTTGAAGGTAGATGAGCTTGAAAGAGAAGGCTACGCACTGCATTGTTGATAGTGCGTATCATCCTTTCTGATTTTCCGTTTTGTTGAGAAGAGTAGGGACATGAAAAACGGAAGGTTATACCCTTTGTTGCAAAGAATTCATGAAACCGGTTGTTATTAAACTCGCCACCATTGTCGCATTGAAGTGACTTTATGTCTTTGCCAAACTGGGTCTTGACATAGGTGGTGAAGTTAACAAACTTTGAGTATGTCTCATGTTTGTGTCACATGGGGTAAACCCAGAGAAAGTGGGTTAAGTGATCAAGGAAGAGTATGTAGTACCGGATCCCACTTATACTCGGTATCAGCGACGTCCATAGATCATAGTGTATGATTTCAAAAGGCTCTTTGACAGTGTTTGTAGAAGTAAAGAAGGGAAGCTTAGTGTGTTTGGCAAACTGGCAAGCTGGGCATAAATGAAATTGGTCTCTTTTATTACATGATAAAGAAGAAGTAGATAGCAGAAAATTTAAAGTTTGGTCACCATGATGAGCAAGGCGGCGATGCCAAACATCATAAGAGGCAGTAAGAAAAGCTGTGGGTTGCGTAGTCGCTTTATTATTGAGTTTGTGAAGAGGATACAAGTCTCCAGTGCTGTCACTGCGGAGAATTGGCTTCCTGGTTGTTAGATCCTTCACAGAAAAACCGAAAGGATCAAACTCAACAGAACATTTGTTATCACGAGTAAAGCGACATACATAATTAAATTTTTGATAATTGAGGGTGTGACAAGAACATTGTTTAGAGAAAGAGGATGAGTTTTAGTAGGAAAATAGATGTATCCAGATGAGTTTATTGAAATCCTACATCCGTTTGCAATGGTGACTGGTTTTCCGATGCTATAATTAAAAACGGACTTAAAATTACATGTGGTGTTGGAGAGATGTGCTGTTGCGCCTGAGTCCATATACCACTGGTTATCGGACGGATCCATAAGCGTCAATGTATTGAATGCTGAAGCGAAATCCATTGTTGGCTCATGTTTTTGGTTCGCGGCATTACCAGACGCTCCATGTTGTTGTTGAGGACGAGCTACAAGGAGACCTTGTTGAGGGAAGGGCATGTTAGGTAGTTGAATCCATGGATTGAATTGTTGAGCAGGCTACATGGGGTAACCGGCTTGCCAGTATGGCGTGTTCTACTGATTGAACTGTGGGCGGTTTTGATTGTAGTTGTGTCTGCCTCTGCCCCGATTGTTACCTCTTCCTCTGTTTCCTCTGTTTTGGTTGAAGCGTGCTGGTTGTTGTTGTTGATGTCCGCTTTTGGGATCTGAGTTTGAGACAGTGGCAATGAGCACCTTGGAGGAGGAAGACGACACATCATTTGTGGACAGTGCCTTCTTACCTTTGCCAAGTCGCTCTTCTTCTAAGATCAGCATGGAACGGGCTTCCTCAAATGTAGGAAAAGGTTGGCGACGCATGATGACGTTGATGTTGTCGTACTTGCCATTGAGTCTGTTGAGCATGTATGTGACCAAGGTTCTCTCTGAGACTGGTGCATCTACGTTAGCTAGGAGATCTGAGATTGACTTGAGCTCTTGACAATAGGCATGGATAGAAAGATCGCCTATCTCTGTCGTACGGAGTTTGTGGTCAAGTTGGATTGCGCGTGCCTCTTTGTTGTTGCGGAAGAAGTTCTCAAGGCGAATCCAGATCTCGCGTGATGTTCCTCCAGGTTTGAAGGTGCTTTTGAACAAGTCCTTGGACAGTGTTCCGTACAACCATAGTTTGACTAAGCTGTCTCGTTTAGTCCACCCAATATCACCGTCAGCAGGCAACAACGTTCCGTCTAAATGACCTAAAACGTCGAAACTCTGGCAGTGGGTGAGGAAGAACTCCCTCCAGGCATCATAGTTGTCGTCATCAATATCTAGAAGAAAGGGAATGTAATGTTTTATATTGGTTACGCCATAAGCTCTCTCGATTTGAGCTGATGCAGCGGCCATTTATGATTCAGAAAGATAGAGAAATGAATGAAAAAGAATGAGAATAAGAAAAGGAGAAGAAGCGTGAAAGAGAGATTGAGAGAGAAAAAATTGGTTCAGGAACGAGAACGCTTTGATACCATGTAAGTGAATATGATTTCCCTTGAATATTTATGTTATCATTCCTCCAAATATATAGTACAATCGAATGAGAGATATCATGGAAGTTCCTAACTAATAGGAATATACACAAGCATATTCTAAATGATACAAGAGATAATGCTTATCATCTAATATTCATCTCATCACTAGTATGGCAAATCAGTTTTATGCGCATCACAATCCTCTCACAGGAGTGCGGATCAATTGAATGAGGGAACCACATGTGATTGTCCTAGTTGCAGCATTGAGACGTTGATGAGTAAAGTTTGTGCCTGTTCTAGTTCCTTACTATTGATTTCAGTCACGTATTAAAGAAAAACTTAAACAATTAGGCCTTAAACCAGCCCATTTCATTCGGTAAGCTATTCAACCCATAAGTCCTAGATCAATGACATGACATTAATTTTTAGTTCTGTCAACTATGATAAGTTTGATGCTTTTTTTGGTTCGGTCTTTTTCTATACTAATGACATTCGATCCTAAAATGTAAATCTTCAAGGAAGGACAGGGGACTGGAATTGTCGAAGCACAACGTTCGCAATAGCAGAAATTGCTCTGAATTTTTATTTTTCAAAAAAAAAAACAGACTTGGCAGTATTTGTCGAGTTGATGCTGATAGAAGGTTAAAGAACGGATATATAAGTCGCATCAAGCATTTTGCCAATAACGAAACTTTAATATCAATACTATTAAAAGAGAAAGAGCCCTATCTATTTACACAAAGTTGTTGCACCTTTTTATTAAACTTAATTTTTTTGGTCTTACCATATATTTTTGTAACATTACATTAATTACATTATACCATATCTGTATCTGTTTCTACTCTAACAAAAAAATCAATAACGTTACACCATATATTTAGAGATTACTAAAACATTATACCAAAACAATGAATTAATATTTTGGTCTTATTGTATATTATTATTTTATAAAATTGGATAAATGTGCCCAAACCTATACACAAACTTATATAGAAATTTAATTAAAAATAAATTATTTAATTTCGAAAACAAACTCGCGGGTCAAAATCTAGTTTCTTGGTTAAAAGTCTTCACTAGTAAATAAATTATAATATCTATAACAATAAAACAGGTTTTTCTCCCTTCTCCTGCGTCCACGTCAGTATGGAGAGCGGAGCGTTTTGCGCGCGTGTCGACACATCAGGCCACTTGCGAATTTTTTTTTTCAGCCGGTTTTCTGAATGCACTTATTTGAACTGGGCTTTTTATATTTACAAATTAAGCCTGAACCTAAAGCCATGTTAGGAACTCATTCTAAATTAGGTTTCGTCTTCCATCTTTCTCTTGCACTTCGACCTCGACGATGAGATTCCACAGAGACTGTAAGCGTCGTTCCAATCTTCGTAATGTATCACCATCCATAAATCTGTTATTTACTCCGAGTTTTCCGTGATTAATCTACTCCGCCCACTTGAAGCATTCAATCTACCTCTTCGTTTCCCACTGTAACCGGCTAAAGCCTCAACTATAAATATCAGACCTTTCTGCGATGTTCAGTTCAACTCAAACGAGATAAATGGTAACGTTTTATGCAGGAATCAAGATTTATAACATAAACAAGCTCCATGGGAAACCTATTCATCTAAACAAGATACATTTGTTCCTCTATCTTTTGTTATTAAGCATAATATTTTTTATTTACTAGGAAGTTTTTAGGAACTTTTTAGCAAAAAAGAAAAAAAAAGTTTTGGGAACTTGGATTCTTGCGAGTTTTGTTGCAGAGACATATTTAATTGCTCCTCTCCTGTTGTAATTGAATTAGGACTCTCAAGATAGGAAGACTTTCGATGTTGGTACTAATCTTTTCATTGGAAACCTTGGCTCTGTATGTATATATGATATCTGGTGGTAACTATATTGTGAAATAATTTAGGAAAAGAAAAAAAAAACTATATTGTGAAATATTGGTATTTCACTACAATAGCTGATTAGGTTTTGCTTTAACAGGATGTGGATGAAAAGATCGTGTATGATACTTTCAGCACATTTGGTGAATTGGTGGCATTGCTTCTAATCCTAAAGTAAAATCTTTATTGTTGTTGATAATATATTATCTGTAATCTTTGATAAATATGTCATTGTGGTGGGGAAAAAGATCATGGCTGTACGCTTAAGAATCTGATGCTCCTAAATGTTCATTTCAGATAATTTGAAGTTTACAGACCGGGTCTTGGCTCCAAGTTGTCCCCGGGTCTCTGAAGCCGTTACCCTTGCCCAGTGGATCTCTCAAAGCTACACGTGAGTTTTCTTTCTTTCATTACAAACCTCGAGCTAACTAATGATGATGTCTTAAGTCTAATGTTTGTTGTTGCAGTCACAACTTAGGCTCGGAGTTAGTAAACGATTGCCTCTCTTGGAAGCAAGACTCTGTTGAAACTTATATGGAATCACCAAGATGCCATCTTGTGTTGCTCTTTAAAGGTGAGTCAGAGTGTCCATAGGGTAATTTTAAACATTTTAACCGTGCCTGGTTTAATATAGTCTATGTTATGTTTGCAGCCTCAACCAGTGTTTATGTTCGCGAACCAAGCTGGTTTAGACATGCTTGAGACAACGCTTGTAGCCTTACAAGACATTGCACTGGAAAAGATCTTTGATGAATCTGGTCGAAAGGCTCTTTGCTCAGACTTCGCCAAGCTAATGCAACAGGTAAAAAAGAAACAAAAAAAAAAACCTTACAGTCATAAGATAATGTCTGCGACTCATTAGTCTTCTCTCTACAGGAATTTGCGTGCTTGCCTTCAGGAATCTGTTTGTCTACAATGGGGGACATGCCACTTATGAACAAGCTGTTGCTTGGAAAGTGTTTGCTGTATCCGATAACGACAATAATAATAATTTGCATTGTCTTGCTTTCTCCTTTGTAAACTGGTCGTTTGTGTAGTCTCATCTCTGATGAGTGTATTAGTAAAGGCTAATCAAATTTACATTATAGACAACACACTTTTTGTTGTTGTTGTTGCGTAAGTGTCTTGTCTCTTTTTTTATCATATTTTCATTGTGTTTTACATATATATATTTAAGTCTTTAATCATATACTTAAAGAGAAACAAATAATCATCCGTTTTTAACGGAACTATTTTCAGAACTTCATGCACCTAGCTGGTAAACCTGTCTTCTGATTAACAGCAACAATCTCAGAGACATTTTTGCAACAAAGAACGTCTTGACCAAGCTTAGCACCTGCAGCTTTAAAACCTTTGAGAGAAACCGGAACGTTAAATAGGTTGAGTGATGGAAGCTTTGAAACAAGAGGAAGTTTCAGGTTCGGTAAGAAGTTTCTAAAATCATCCATAAGCAAAGGAACTTCGAAGTCGGTTTTGTTGTGTTTCACCACGTTGTTTTTAGCTGCAATGTGAGCTGGTTCCATGTCGTTGGTTGAGAAGCTTTGTTGGTTAGGGAAGTTCTAATGTACATGTCGATCAAGAACTTCTTCCAAAAAGCTTGCCAACCATTAGTTTTTGAAGTTTTCTAAACCTCATAATCAATGATATAGGAATTAAACCTAAAATAAAAATAGTTTTGTAATTTTGAAAAATAGTTTTTTAAATGATAATAAAATTTGATAAATTCACTAAAATACATTTTAAACCCTGAAAAACTGTACTTTTGGGTTTCCGAAAAATATCAATAAACCCCCATCATAATACCAAACCAAACGTTTTTCTTTTCTTGTTAGTCCTAATAGTAGCACTTAAAACTCGCGGGGCTTCTGTGATTCAAAAGCTGCCTCCAAATCAGAGTGAACCTGGGGCAACACCAAAAACTGTTGTCAATACTTATAAGTTCAAAGTTGGACAAAAGATAACCATCACATATACAATGACTTTTTATAAGTGCTACTTTGTATTCAAAGATAATCCAATGATTAAAAAAAAAAAAAAAGTACCTTCTCCGGAAGATTTTCTCTTGCCCCAGAATTTTAGTACTGAGAGTTTGCTGCTGAGAGGAGTTTTTGGCACCGGAATGAACTTCCCGACCAGAGCAAGAGGCCAACTAGTCCAGATTACAAAAGGTTCAACTTAAACGTTAGCTATGTTTCTCAACAATAAGCATTGCACATACTATACATATATGTATCAAATTGTATAGATGTAAAACTCCAAACTGACCTGATGACACCGATGGCAACGCATATTAGCCATTGTTTCCAGTTTAGCTTCGTCGTGGAAGCGAATTTGCCTAGGAACTCAACAATGATAACCTGACAAACGAAAAATAAAACTTTTATTTTATTCACATGTGGAAGGAATACAAGAAACGTTTTCGATGATGGACCAGATTCTTTACCTGGAGAACAAGAGTAATGACTATAATACCCATGAAGAGACGGTTCTTGATAACTCCTTTGAAGATGTTCTTCTCGTCAGGTTTTCGAGCATTGAACTCATTGAAAGCCTGTTGTTACCAACCAAAAAGAAACAAAATCAATAAAAACATATGTGGTTTACATTATGGTTTCTACTGTAAACGAAGAGCCTTGATTTAATTCACTCACCTGGCAGAGGACAAAGGCGTTGAAGATAATTGTGTTCTTAACTCTAGTGGCGTGTGCCGGAACTTCATGCTGGAGGCCAAGTATGCTGATGCCTCGGAAGTTGAGAACTAACAGCACACTCACTTGATAGATAGCCTGAAAAATTTATGTTACAACATTTTTTTTATTAATATGCGCCCTGGTTTCATATATTCTAAGAGTTTAGTCGTCAATTGTTTACCTGAATCAACAAGTTTCTCCACATGATGTTGGTAATCAGAGGCTCTCTGCAAAAACAAGTGTCTTATTAAGTTCAACTGTGAGAAACCACAAAAGCTGTAAAAACATACTTTCGGCCAACTGGAGGCCTGCCCATGAGGTGATCAGTGGGTGGTTCAGTAGCCAAAGCCAATGCTCCGAGTGTGTCCATAATCAGATTCACCCACAGAAGCTGTACGTTGAAAAAAATGCCAAATGTGTGAACAAAAACTATGTACTTAGGAGATGGATCAGAAAGAAAAAAAAGGGAAATGCAACAGAAAATCAAACCTGGACAGCGGTAAGTGGAACGTCACCACTAGAAATAGCAGCTACAACGTTAATGATAAGAGCAGCGACGTTGACTGTGAGCTGAAACTGGATAAATTTCTGAATGTTGGCGTAGACTGATCGTCCCCAGCGAACAACCTATATTATCAGAAGCCACACCAAGTTTAATTTTCGAATATTTAACACCAAATAAACATTGATGAAGATTGACTTTTGAGATGGCAAAGCTTATGCGTTTTGTAAAACTTGAGACAACAAAGTAGTCTATGATGAGGAAAAGGTGACTTTGAACAAACCTTAACAACAGATGCAAAGTTGTCATCCAAGATGATGATATCCGAACTCTCTTTAGCCACTTCTGTTCCAGCTATTCCCATAGCAAGACCAATATCTGCCTGCAAATCAGCTCAAAAAGTTTGAGAAAAATGAGAATGAGACATTCAACAGCTGTGCAGTTGGACATAAACAGTTCAAAATTTCTATACCTCATGCAAGGCAGGAGCATCATTTGTCCCATCTCCAGTGACTGCAACAACATGACCACGTCTCCTCAAAGATTGCACCAGCAGAAGCTTGTCATTGGGCGATGAACGGCCCATAACCTTCAAACATGAAGCAACCAAGTCAGTCAGCTTCTCTATAAGCTGTTACTAACTATAATATCATATTACAATAACTGAATGCATCTGATGTTCATGGAGGATATCTAAATTGAGTGAAGCACCTCTACATAGAATGAGACTACTGCATTCAAATTAAGTCTTAAGAATTGAAAAGTGGTGTTGTGAACGTTACCGATATCCTCTCGCTAATCTTGTCCCTTCCTCCATCGGTTAAGGCGCGGAATGATTTTCCTTCAATGAGATTAGGCTCCGAGGCATCAGCATCCGAAGTTAATATTCCACACTCCAAAGCAATAGCCCTAGCAGTTTGGACGTTGTCACCAGTAACCATACGGACCTGAACATCAACAAACATCATGCAGTGTTATTAGTAGGCTAAGAACGAGAATTTGTGCAATGAGCCTTTTTTAATAAAATCGAACAAAAGAAGCACCTTGACACCAGCATTCTGACACAACTGAACTGAATCTCTGACTCCTGGTCTACATGGATCCTGTGCACATTTTCAAATAATTCGATAAGAAACACTACAAAGAGTATTGCAGGCCATAATATGTCGGTTGTTGTTCTGAAACTAAACCAAAATGATATGTAGATTTGACTAATCTCAAGATAAAGTAAAAATAAACATAAATAAATCAAATTAGTCCTCACCTTTATGCCTACTATAGCTAGTAAAATAAGGCCATCCTCTGGGAGGACCCAGTTTGAGAGTTCTTCGCCTGTTGGGACCTTCTCAGGCTCATAGGTTCTAAAGGCCAGGGCCACACATCGTAAGGTTCTTCCAGCCATCTCTTCGATACCATTTTTAAAATACTGTTCCTGAAAATATCAAAGTAATTGCATTGGGAAAGTGTCATGAAAACATAAGGTTGAGTTGCAGGACCATAAGATAAATTAGACTTTTTCACAAACCTTCTCTTCAGTCATTGGTGCGACATTACCATCCTCATCAATGTAGCTTCTGCAACATGCAAGGACAATTTCAGAAGCTCCCTTCCAGTGAATACGAACTTCACCATCAGCCTGTAATATAGGAAACAGAAAATATCAAGAAAGGAATCAAAAATGATTTTATTTCGCACAAACTCAAATATATGTCCCCTCCCAAAAAAAAAACTCTCATAGTAATCTATATTATAGCCAGACACGTTACCGTTTTTACAGCAACACCACCACGTTTCTTCTCTGAGCTGAACGGAAAAGCATGAAGAATAGAAGATTGCGACCTGGCTGTCTCAAAATTCATTCCCAGCTGAAAGAGAGAGAAAAATACAATCTCTTCAGCTCATAAGTAAAAAACTGTGCTCGAACTAGAAAACAAAAGCAAAAAACTAAACCTTGACTCCCCAGCCAAGAATGGCTTTTTCTGTTGGTGAACCAGAGAACTCTAAATCACCGCCACCCTGTCAGCAGATAAAACCGCATGAGTCCTGCTTCTCTAGGAAGAATCAAAGGTAAGGAATTTACCAAAACTGCTTACCTCTGGGACGTAAATACTACCAGTTGTGTTTTGAGCTATTCCTTCAACGCATAACGAGGTGATAGTTGCTGGCAATTGTTGACTATCTGTTTTCTTGCCCCCGGCATAAGACTCAACCACTGTCATCTATTTTTTTATAGAAAAAAATGAACATTTAGTAACATTAAGGAGACAAAACAATTCATTCGAGTCTATTACTCTAACATAGAGCACGAACTCAAAAGATTTGTACACACAAAGCACACCTGATTCAAAGTTAGTGTTCCAGTTTTATCGCTGCAAATAGTGGTTGCAGAGCCCATTGTTTCGCAAGCAGATAGCCTCCGCACCTGCATATCAACTTTTTGTCAATGCTATATTATAGAACTGCATAAAGAATCATATATTTTTCACTCCCATCACATAAAAAGATAGAGAGAAGGCAAAATAATCATACCAAAGCTTTATCTGCCATCATTTTCCTCATAGAATAGGCAAGGCTGAAACGGAACAGTATAATAGAAACGCAAATATAATCAGCAACTAGAACTGAACCCTCTAACTAGGAAATTAGCACAAATAAAAGGGGAACAAGACTTTCTGATGCAGCCAATATAAAACTAATTACATACGTTAAAGTAACAGCCAATGGAAGACCCTCAGGCACTGCCACAACGACAATTGTAACCTGCAGCAAAAGCAGATAATTAATATCTACAAAAAATTATAATTCCGTCACCCTATTAGGTTAAAATGGATAACTAGGAACATACCGCTACGGTAACAACTTTGATCACATCATCAACTACATGACCAATTTTTGTCTTCCCTTTAACAAATTGGGGACCTCCACCTACGTCTTCAGTGTGACCGGTGAAATATCTGTGAAAAAAGAGCAACATACAGAGTTGTTCTCATTCAGATATGAAGAAAAGGTGAGATTCAAAGTAAAATAATCAGCAAAAACAGCATCCTTACCGAACCAGAAGAATCACTAGGACACAAGCCGCCACAAATAATCCAATGGAACCGATAAAAGTAGCTACTCCATTTAAGCGCACCTGGTTCAAGCAAGTCAAATATTAGCTCGATCTATAAAAACTTAAAAGATCTAATTAACATCGATCTAAGAAATCTACCTGCAAGGGAGTTTCTTCATCATTGTCTTCAGAAATACTGGCCATCAGTAACCCCCATTCAGTGTTGACTCCAACACCAGTAACCTTGCATATAGAAAAGAACATACGTATCAGTTCGTGTCACCTATTTTCCTATTAGAAATATCCTGCTATGGAACAAGAAAAACTAGAGAGAAATCCTACCAGCATAACACCATTTCCATCTGCCACTTTACAGCCAGACATTAGGAATGGATCCTTGTTAGCGTCTTTGTTGACCTAACAAGAATAGGAAAGTCGATTGTTAAGAGTTATACCAAAACGAAACTAGAAAATAAACAATTTCACTATGACAGGAAATAAAGACCCACAATTTTGCTCTCTCCAGTCATGCTAGACTCGTCGAGGGCAAGAGAGTGGCCAGCTATTAGCACCCCATCTGCAGGAACCTGAAGATAATTTAAACATTCAGTTAGACATATGGTAATATGAACGAAAAGGAGAACGGAGAATGAATAAATGAATCACTCACCTGATTTCCGATGTTGAGGGGAATGACATCACCAACAACGAGGTCATAGATTGAAACTTCCACTCGTCTTCCACCTCTTATCACCTGTGCAGCAATCAACAGAAAACGTAATGTTACTAAGAAGAAAACAAGAAAAAAAGTATATGAAAATTTTACATAAGTGTAAATTCAAACCTCGAGATGTATGTTTCTCTTTTCATCATTCAAGTTCTGAAACTGGAGCGACTGTTTGTAGTCACTGACAGCTGCACAGGAAGAGAAGAAATGCGTCAGAAAAATCACTACAAAAGTTATTCCTCAAGAGTTCACTGAAACAGGTTAAGAATTACCTGTCACAACAATCACAAGAATCACTGCAAATGCAATGC
It encodes:
- the LOC106319190 gene encoding calcium-transporting ATPase 8, plasma membrane-type-like isoform X2; amino-acid sequence: MSSPFKPSPGRRHGGDLESGRIENADSDSDTFSIPAKNASVERLQQWRKAALVLNASRRFRYTLDLKKEQEAQEMRKKIRTHAHALLAANRFIDMGRDQGEKPIASATPAGDFGIGPEQLVLMSKDHNIGSLQQYGGAQGLADLLKTNTEKGISGDDEDLLNRKNIYGSNTYPRKKGKGFLRFLWDACHDLTLIILMVAAVASLALGIKTEGIKEGWYDGGSIAFAVILVIVVTAVSDYKQSLQFQNLNDEKRNIHLEVIRGGRRVEVSIYDLVVGDVIPLNIGNQVPADGVLIAGHSLALDESSMTGESKIVNKDANKDPFLMSGCKVADGNGVMLVTGVGVNTEWGLLMASISEDNDEETPLQVRLNGVATFIGSIGLFVAACVLVILLVRYFTGHTEDVGGGPQFVKGKTKIGHVVDDVIKVVTVAVTIVVVAVPEGLPLAVTLTLAYSMRKMMADKALVRRLSACETMGSATTICSDKTGTLTLNQMTVVESYAGGKKTDSQQLPATITSLCVEGIAQNTTGSIYVPEGGGDLEFSGSPTEKAILGWGVKLGMNFETARSQSSILHAFPFSSEKKRGGVAVKTADGEVRIHWKGASEIVLACCRSYIDEDGNVAPMTEEKEQYFKNGIEEMAGRTLRCVALAFRTYEPEKVPTGEELSNWVLPEDGLILLAIVGIKDPCRPGVRDSVQLCQNAGVKVRMVTGDNVQTARAIALECGILTSDADASEPNLIEGKSFRALTDGGRDKISERISVMGRSSPNDKLLLVQSLRRRGHVVAVTGDGTNDAPALHEADIGLAMGIAGTEVAKESSDIIILDDNFASVVKVVRWGRSVYANIQKFIQFQLTVNVAALIINVVAAISSGDVPLTAVQLLWVNLIMDTLGALALATEPPTDHLMGRPPVGRKEPLITNIMWRNLLIQAIYQVSVLLVLNFRGISILGLQHEVPAHATRVKNTIIFNAFVLCQAFNEFNARKPDEKNIFKGVIKNRLFMGIIVITLVLQVIIVEFLGKFASTTKLNWKQWLICVAIGVISWPLALVGKFIPVPKTPLSSKLSVLKFWGKRKSSGEGSL
- the LOC106319190 gene encoding calcium-transporting ATPase 8, plasma membrane-type-like isoform X1; the encoded protein is MSSPFKPSPGRRHGGDLESGRIENADSDSDTFSIPAKNASVERLQQWRKAALVLNASRRFRYTLDLKKEQEAQEMRKKIRTHAHALLAANRFIDMGRDQVGEKPIASATPAGDFGIGPEQLVLMSKDHNIGSLQQYGGAQGLADLLKTNTEKGISGDDEDLLNRKNIYGSNTYPRKKGKGFLRFLWDACHDLTLIILMVAAVASLALGIKTEGIKEGWYDGGSIAFAVILVIVVTAVSDYKQSLQFQNLNDEKRNIHLEVIRGGRRVEVSIYDLVVGDVIPLNIGNQVPADGVLIAGHSLALDESSMTGESKIVNKDANKDPFLMSGCKVADGNGVMLVTGVGVNTEWGLLMASISEDNDEETPLQVRLNGVATFIGSIGLFVAACVLVILLVRYFTGHTEDVGGGPQFVKGKTKIGHVVDDVIKVVTVAVTIVVVAVPEGLPLAVTLTLAYSMRKMMADKALVRRLSACETMGSATTICSDKTGTLTLNQMTVVESYAGGKKTDSQQLPATITSLCVEGIAQNTTGSIYVPEGGGDLEFSGSPTEKAILGWGVKLGMNFETARSQSSILHAFPFSSEKKRGGVAVKTADGEVRIHWKGASEIVLACCRSYIDEDGNVAPMTEEKEQYFKNGIEEMAGRTLRCVALAFRTYEPEKVPTGEELSNWVLPEDGLILLAIVGIKDPCRPGVRDSVQLCQNAGVKVRMVTGDNVQTARAIALECGILTSDADASEPNLIEGKSFRALTDGGRDKISERISVMGRSSPNDKLLLVQSLRRRGHVVAVTGDGTNDAPALHEADIGLAMGIAGTEVAKESSDIIILDDNFASVVKVVRWGRSVYANIQKFIQFQLTVNVAALIINVVAAISSGDVPLTAVQLLWVNLIMDTLGALALATEPPTDHLMGRPPVGRKEPLITNIMWRNLLIQAIYQVSVLLVLNFRGISILGLQHEVPAHATRVKNTIIFNAFVLCQAFNEFNARKPDEKNIFKGVIKNRLFMGIIVITLVLQVIIVEFLGKFASTTKLNWKQWLICVAIGVISWPLALVGKFIPVPKTPLSSKLSVLKFWGKRKSSGEGSL